Proteins from a genomic interval of Acidobacteriota bacterium:
- a CDS encoding 3D domain-containing protein — MGRFEPRVTNQLPTSKVTRVISAVVILALAALGSGYVTALGQKQGKNSKNPSQTTNRNTGASANQNRKSSNTLNTNSLIPQPADSYTATAYCLKGRTASGKPTERGMIAADVRVLPLGSVVKIHAGKYSGIYHVADTGSKIKGNKIDVFVPSKAEAVKFGRQKIKVEVLQHGRSVRKPQTGYTVTSPKR, encoded by the coding sequence ATGGGACGATTTGAACCACGGGTAACAAACCAACTTCCCACCTCAAAGGTAACGCGAGTTATCTCCGCCGTGGTGATTTTGGCGCTGGCTGCACTTGGCTCTGGGTATGTGACCGCACTTGGTCAAAAGCAGGGCAAAAACAGCAAAAATCCGTCTCAAACCACCAACCGAAACACTGGCGCTTCTGCCAACCAAAACCGCAAGTCTTCAAATACCTTGAACACCAATTCACTGATTCCACAGCCGGCTGATTCCTACACCGCCACGGCCTATTGCTTAAAAGGGCGGACGGCGTCAGGAAAACCAACTGAACGTGGAATGATTGCCGCGGATGTTCGAGTCCTGCCACTTGGGTCTGTGGTGAAGATCCACGCCGGGAAATATTCCGGCATTTACCACGTCGCCGATACCGGCAGTAAAATCAAGGGGAATAAAATAGATGTGTTCGTGCCATCCAAAGCTGAGGCAGTAAAATTTGGACGGCAAAAAATTAAGGTCGAAGTCCTTCAGCATGGGCGATCAGTTCGAAAGCCTCAGACTGGATATACTGTCACCTCTCCAAAACGATAA